The Clostridium sp. AWRP genome has a window encoding:
- the spoIIIAD gene encoding stage III sporulation protein AD: MEIIKVVAFAFIALFLVLLFKGKRDDIAVYISIAAGIIIFLFMIAKITAVLQFIQQLAAKANIDFIYLTTVFKIIAIAYLASFCSEICKDAGQGNLGAKVEFAGKILILVLAIPILMAVLQSILKIM, translated from the coding sequence ATGGAGATAATTAAGGTAGTAGCGTTTGCTTTTATAGCACTGTTTTTAGTACTTCTATTTAAAGGAAAAAGAGATGACATAGCAGTTTATATAAGTATAGCTGCAGGAATAATTATATTCCTATTTATGATAGCAAAGATAACGGCAGTACTTCAGTTTATTCAGCAATTAGCTGCTAAGGCAAATATAGATTTTATTTATTTAACCACTGTATTTAAAATAATTGCTATTGCATATTTAGCTTCTTTTTGCAGTGAAATATGTAAAGATGCTGGACAAGGAAATTTAGGAGCAAAGGTTGAATTTGCAGGTAAAATATTAATTTTAGTACTTGCAATTCCTATACTTATGGCTGTTCTTCAGTCAATTTTAAAGATTATGTAG
- the efp gene encoding elongation factor P, which yields MISAGDLRKGTTFEQDGQVYTVLDFLHVKPGKGAAFVRTKLRNVITGSVTDTTFNPTAKLQEAVIERKEMQYLYSDGELYYFMDQETFEQIPLEYEKVEDAIKFLKENMFAIIKFYKGEAFSVEAPNFVELQITHTEPGVKGNTATNVLKPATLETGAVVQVPIFVNEGETIRIDTRTGEYMERV from the coding sequence ATGATATCAGCAGGAGATTTAAGAAAGGGAACTACTTTTGAACAAGATGGACAAGTGTACACAGTACTGGATTTCCTTCATGTAAAACCAGGAAAAGGGGCAGCATTTGTAAGGACAAAACTTAGAAATGTTATAACAGGATCAGTTACTGATACTACTTTTAATCCAACTGCAAAATTGCAGGAGGCAGTTATAGAAAGAAAAGAAATGCAGTATTTATATTCAGATGGAGAATTGTATTATTTTATGGATCAGGAAACATTTGAGCAAATTCCATTAGAATATGAAAAGGTAGAGGATGCAATAAAGTTTTTAAAGGAAAATATGTTTGCTATAATTAAATTTTATAAGGGTGAAGCATTTTCTGTTGAAGCTCCAAATTTTGTTGAACTTCAAATAACTCATACTGAACCAGGAGTTAAGGGAAATACTGCTACTAATGTATTAAAACCAGCTACGCTTGAGACAGGAGCTGTTGTTCAAGTCCCTATATTTGTAAATGAGGGAGAAACTATAAGAATTGACACTAGAACTGGAGAATATATGGAAAGAGTTTAG
- the spoIIIAE gene encoding stage III sporulation protein AE, with protein MKKIILGLVIVLLIGFNVQAFDTSSGETNVQNQIKIENSNDSSVQDDKYNKTQNEQSESEKEQIEKFYDYISNMKTKNEVLKDIDVRDYVKGFLKTGSGNTSLKKIIRALAMYGVREVAASLKLLVLLIVISLICALLTNLQRAFNGEQLSNIAYFACYSLIIIIMARSFYISVDIARSTIKEMTDFMVALIPILITLVAAVGGFVEASIMDPIVIGAITISANLFMDVIIPIISMSFVLQFVNNLSSEYKIDKLTKLLNQIALWAQGIIMTVFIGIITVRGITSKTIDEVTAKTAKFAVDNFVPIVGKSLSDAVSTVAGYSILLKNSLSSLGLVIIVAILLFPVIKLLIIVVAYKLTAALIEPISDGRLVNCINSAGSSIVLIMACLICVSVMFFIMICIIAAAGKITM; from the coding sequence ATGAAAAAGATTATATTGGGTTTAGTTATAGTTTTATTAATAGGCTTTAATGTACAAGCTTTTGACACCAGCAGCGGAGAAACAAATGTGCAGAATCAAATTAAAATAGAAAATAGTAATGACAGTAGTGTACAGGATGACAAATATAATAAAACTCAAAATGAACAAAGCGAATCTGAAAAAGAGCAGATAGAAAAATTTTATGATTATATATCTAATATGAAGACAAAAAATGAAGTTCTTAAGGACATAGATGTAAGAGATTATGTGAAAGGTTTTCTGAAAACTGGGTCAGGAAATACATCTTTAAAGAAAATTATACGTGCACTTGCAATGTATGGGGTGAGAGAGGTAGCGGCTTCATTAAAACTTTTAGTACTTTTGATAGTAATTTCACTTATATGTGCATTACTTACTAATTTGCAGAGAGCTTTTAATGGAGAACAGTTATCTAATATAGCCTATTTTGCATGTTACTCACTAATAATAATAATAATGGCCAGAAGTTTTTATATAAGTGTGGATATTGCTAGATCTACTATAAAAGAAATGACTGATTTTATGGTTGCTTTAATACCTATACTTATAACTTTGGTGGCTGCAGTTGGAGGATTTGTAGAAGCATCAATTATGGATCCTATTGTAATAGGTGCTATAACTATAAGTGCCAATTTATTTATGGATGTAATAATTCCTATAATATCCATGTCTTTTGTACTTCAGTTTGTAAATAACTTATCTTCTGAATATAAAATAGACAAACTTACCAAACTATTAAATCAGATAGCACTTTGGGCACAGGGAATTATAATGACTGTATTTATAGGAATTATAACTGTAAGAGGGATAACTTCTAAGACTATTGATGAAGTTACAGCAAAAACTGCTAAATTTGCAGTGGACAATTTTGTGCCTATAGTTGGGAAAAGTCTTTCAGATGCTGTATCTACTGTAGCAGGATATTCTATTTTACTAAAAAATTCGTTAAGCAGCTTGGGACTTGTAATTATTGTAGCAATATTGCTGTTTCCAGTAATAAAACTTTTGATTATTGTAGTAGCATATAAGCTTACTGCAGCTCTAATAGAACCTATAAGTGATGGAAGGCTTGTAAACTGTATAAACTCTGCAGGAAGCTCCATTGTACTTATAATGGCATGCCTCATATGTGTATCTGTTATGTTTTTCATAATGATATGTATAATAGCTGCAGCAGGAAAAATTACAATGTGA
- a CDS encoding type II secretion system protein, which translates to MADKIKKRGFTVIELLLVLSIFSILLSFSLVNLGTFSNLKNKIDVDLTNNNILDFINKSKTYCRDEKEEGGYIYFDTKNNEITFNVELGEIFKLKLPEGFVLNRVREDNRIKIDNMGITEDACSIKFKDRKGEMHCITMCVGTAYVDIKY; encoded by the coding sequence ATGGCTGATAAAATTAAAAAAAGGGGATTTACTGTTATAGAACTTCTCTTAGTACTCAGCATATTTTCAATACTTTTAAGTTTTAGTCTGGTTAACTTAGGTACTTTTAGTAATCTTAAGAATAAGATAGATGTGGATCTTACTAATAACAATATTTTAGATTTTATAAATAAATCTAAAACCTACTGTAGGGACGAGAAAGAAGAGGGAGGATACATTTATTTTGATACAAAAAACAATGAAATAACTTTTAATGTAGAATTGGGCGAAATATTTAAGTTAAAGTTACCAGAAGGATTTGTATTAAACCGTGTAAGGGAGGATAACAGAATAAAAATAGATAACATGGGAATTACAGAGGATGCCTGCAGTATAAAATTTAAAGACAGGAAGGGAGAAATGCATTGCATTACTATGTGCGTGGGAACAGCTTACGTAGATATAAAGTATTAA
- a CDS encoding CD1247 N-terminal domain-containing protein: MNSIISKVSYLNGLVDGLKIDKSTNEGKMLIEIVNVLKSMAEEIDDMSRAQKDMEDYVDAMDEDLADLQDNLYDDDYEICKCKDEGENFTEIQCPNCNDAVYVDKDILEQREELTCPNCHSSIPIKDELKKSK, encoded by the coding sequence GTGAATTCTATTATATCTAAAGTATCCTATCTAAATGGTCTAGTAGATGGACTAAAAATTGATAAAAGTACTAATGAAGGAAAAATGCTAATAGAAATTGTTAATGTACTTAAAAGCATGGCAGAAGAAATTGATGATATGTCCAGAGCTCAAAAAGATATGGAAGATTATGTGGATGCCATGGATGAAGATTTAGCGGATTTACAAGACAACTTATATGATGATGATTATGAAATCTGTAAGTGTAAGGATGAAGGAGAAAACTTTACTGAAATACAGTGTCCAAATTGCAATGATGCCGTATATGTAGATAAGGATATATTAGAACAACGAGAAGAATTAACGTGTCCAAATTGCCATAGTAGTATTCCTATTAAGGATGAACTTAAGAAAAGTAAATAA
- the spoIIIAA gene encoding stage III sporulation protein AA has product MDTKEILNIIPENLKIAIGDLIESPNLQEIRIRADRPLILQLGEREIVCKYIPKLEDIKTIIKRMSNYSIYAFEEEIKQGYITIKGGHRVGICGRCVMEKDEVKTIKDIASFNIRICREIVNCSDSIIKFISKGNEIINTIIISPPKCGKTTLVRDIVRNISQGVKNIGLTGKKVSVIDERSEIGACFNGVPQLNVGIRTDILDGCPKSQGIIMAIRSMSPEVIVCDEIGTYKDMDSIVTALNSGISLIITIHGYGIEDLYNRPVFKEIVENKVFNRAIVLSNRKGAGTVEYIYDFPKNSVIWRG; this is encoded by the coding sequence ATAGATACTAAAGAAATTTTAAACATTATACCTGAAAATTTAAAAATTGCCATAGGTGATTTAATAGAATCCCCTAATTTACAAGAGATAAGGATAAGGGCGGATAGGCCTTTGATACTTCAGTTAGGTGAAAGGGAAATTGTATGTAAATATATTCCTAAATTAGAAGATATAAAGACAATAATTAAAAGGATGAGTAATTATTCTATATATGCTTTTGAAGAAGAAATTAAGCAGGGATATATAACTATTAAAGGTGGACATAGAGTAGGAATATGCGGAAGATGTGTTATGGAGAAAGATGAAGTTAAAACCATAAAGGATATCGCATCTTTTAATATCAGAATATGTAGGGAAATAGTTAATTGTTCGGATTCAATAATCAAATTCATTTCAAAAGGAAATGAAATAATAAACACCATAATAATTTCACCTCCTAAATGTGGAAAAACTACTTTAGTAAGAGATATTGTAAGAAATATTTCACAGGGTGTTAAAAACATAGGACTTACGGGAAAGAAAGTATCTGTTATAGACGAAAGAAGTGAAATAGGAGCTTGTTTTAATGGAGTTCCCCAGTTAAATGTTGGCATCAGAACAGACATATTAGATGGGTGTCCCAAAAGCCAGGGAATAATAATGGCAATAAGGAGCATGTCTCCAGAAGTTATAGTCTGTGATGAAATAGGAACTTACAAGGATATGGATAGTATTGTGACTGCTTTAAATTCAGGGATAAGTCTAATTATAACTATTCACGGCTATGGAATAGAGGATTTATATAACAGGCCTGTTTTTAAAGAAATAGTTGAAAATAAGGTATTTAACAGGGCTATAGTACTTAGCAATAGAAAAGGTGCAGGAACAGTGGAATATATATATGATTTCCCTAAAAATTCAGTAATATGGAGGGGATAA
- a CDS encoding prepilin-type N-terminal cleavage/methylation domain-containing protein, with protein MVKILPNRQKILVKRGFTLIEVLCSITIFSVLFMTALFIQVDALKVKTYNEEMNNCTLVMEYVKNSIMYNCSYDSLLNLRTKEKTYINCSNLKVQHSRNINVTTMFSDEKPLKEPYIILKVTGEKVLRVNLQLHAKMYGNIKVEECDFYKGNYKK; from the coding sequence GTGGTAAAGATATTACCTAATAGGCAAAAGATACTCGTCAAAAGAGGATTCACACTAATTGAAGTGTTGTGCAGCATAACTATTTTCTCGGTATTATTTATGACTGCACTGTTTATTCAGGTAGATGCACTTAAAGTAAAAACATATAACGAAGAAATGAATAATTGCACTTTAGTTATGGAATATGTGAAAAATAGTATTATGTATAACTGCAGCTATGATAGTTTATTGAATTTAAGAACGAAGGAAAAAACATATATAAACTGCAGCAATTTAAAGGTTCAACATAGTAGGAACATAAATGTAACTACTATGTTTTCAGATGAAAAACCCTTAAAAGAACCTTACATAATTTTAAAGGTAACGGGTGAAAAAGTGCTAAGGGTAAATTTACAGCTCCATGCTAAAATGTATGGAAATATAAAGGTTGAGGAATGTGATTTTTATAAAGGAAATTATAAAAAATAG
- a CDS encoding ComGF family competence protein, with protein MIFIKEIIKNRLDVKKGFTIIEMLMVIALITAITTTQIIVISKYMRLHREEINYSRENFYVNEAFIIIEYQIKAAKYIDIKSNMIILRRYDDKGYDYIKKDRKSSIIISYGSPDSSNVNNVLKNVKNFYVERQGKVFYISINTKKGNLYRRCFAMEREKLKKDLY; from the coding sequence GTGATTTTTATAAAGGAAATTATAAAAAATAGATTAGATGTAAAAAAAGGATTTACAATTATAGAAATGCTTATGGTTATAGCGTTGATAACGGCAATAACTACCACACAAATAATTGTTATATCAAAATATATGAGGCTACACAGAGAAGAAATAAATTATAGTAGAGAAAATTTTTATGTAAATGAAGCTTTTATAATAATTGAATATCAGATAAAAGCTGCAAAATACATAGATATAAAAAGCAATATGATAATTTTAAGGAGATATGATGATAAAGGGTATGATTATATAAAAAAGGACAGAAAATCTAGTATCATAATTTCTTATGGTAGTCCTGATTCTTCTAATGTAAATAATGTGTTAAAAAATGTTAAAAACTTTTATGTGGAAAGGCAGGGAAAAGTGTTCTACATATCTATAAATACAAAGAAAGGTAATTTGTATAGAAGATGTTTTGCGATGGAAAGAGAAAAGTTAAAAAAGGATTTATATTGA
- a CDS encoding Asp23/Gls24 family envelope stress response protein, protein MEENTNNEIDMGIVKISDEVVGVIAGLATTEIKGIVGMSASLVGGITQILTGKKNLSKGVKVSVGENSAAIDLYVVVEYGVRIPDVALKVQENVKRAVQSMTGLDVSAINIHVQNVMIPKTEESNDNIEEEQ, encoded by the coding sequence ATGGAGGAAAATACAAATAACGAAATTGATATGGGTATTGTAAAAATATCTGATGAGGTTGTAGGTGTAATTGCAGGTCTTGCTACTACTGAAATAAAAGGTATAGTTGGGATGAGTGCCAGTCTTGTAGGTGGAATTACTCAAATACTTACAGGAAAGAAAAACTTATCTAAAGGTGTTAAAGTGAGTGTAGGAGAAAATAGTGCAGCAATAGATTTATATGTAGTAGTAGAATACGGAGTAAGAATTCCTGATGTAGCACTTAAAGTTCAGGAAAATGTAAAGAGAGCAGTTCAATCTATGACAGGATTAGATGTTTCAGCTATAAACATACATGTGCAAAATGTTATGATTCCTAAAACAGAAGAGAGCAATGATAATATAGAAGAAGAGCAATAG
- a CDS encoding SpoIIIAH-like family protein, whose product MNKKQAVIIVTLLALIVCVGVVATKLNSPINYVNGVDNGSGKSAVSFNSSDNKSSQDKSTQAKSTQSKSEQSQFFEETRLTRDQKNAETLQTLKSLIDDKNVSNQNRSDAEKKYTALAMNTNYELKIENTLKSKGYKDVICSIENNKARVIVKGKNKLEDKDTRQIKDVVMSISNIQEVEIEVKQG is encoded by the coding sequence ATGAATAAAAAACAAGCTGTAATTATTGTGACTCTTTTAGCTTTAATTGTTTGTGTGGGAGTAGTTGCTACAAAGTTAAACAGTCCTATAAATTATGTAAATGGTGTTGACAATGGAAGCGGTAAGAGTGCAGTATCTTTTAATAGCAGCGATAATAAGAGTTCACAGGATAAGAGTACTCAAGCAAAAAGTACTCAGTCTAAAAGTGAGCAGTCGCAATTCTTTGAGGAGACACGGCTTACAAGGGATCAAAAAAATGCAGAAACTCTTCAAACTTTGAAAAGTCTTATAGATGACAAAAATGTTTCTAACCAAAATCGTTCTGATGCGGAAAAAAAATATACTGCATTGGCTATGAATACTAATTATGAATTGAAAATAGAAAATACTCTAAAAAGTAAGGGATATAAAGATGTTATATGTTCTATAGAAAACAACAAGGCAAGGGTAATAGTTAAAGGTAAGAATAAATTGGAAGATAAGGATACAAGACAGATAAAAGATGTAGTTATGAGTATTTCAAACATTCAGGAAGTTGAAATCGAGGTAAAACAAGGTTAA
- the spoIIIAB gene encoding stage III sporulation protein SpoIIIAB, translating to MLKLLGCIMVICASTGIGFIWGENLKGRVRQLKEAQRCINQLQNEIIYTHTPLPEAILNTASKSVNPIKDVLEEISHILEENSVDSVYEAFNMTFKKKKDVLNLKNEDIGALIDLSKTLGESDIEGQKRMFSLALENIKNQIEISEISMNKNLKMYRCLGFSLGAVVVIILV from the coding sequence ATGTTAAAGCTTTTAGGATGTATTATGGTAATATGTGCTTCCACTGGAATTGGATTTATATGGGGAGAAAATTTGAAAGGCAGAGTTAGACAACTGAAGGAAGCACAAAGATGTATCAACCAACTTCAAAACGAAATAATATACACACACACACCATTACCAGAAGCTATTTTAAATACAGCATCTAAAAGTGTAAATCCTATTAAAGATGTGCTTGAAGAAATATCTCATATTTTAGAAGAAAATTCTGTTGACAGTGTATATGAAGCTTTTAATATGACATTTAAAAAGAAGAAAGATGTTCTAAATTTGAAAAATGAAGATATAGGGGCACTGATAGATTTATCTAAAACACTTGGGGAATCAGATATAGAAGGACAGAAAAGAATGTTTTCACTTGCCCTAGAAAATATAAAAAATCAAATTGAAATTTCAGAAATTTCAATGAATAAAAACTTGAAAATGTACAGATGTCTTGGATTTTCTTTAGGTGCAGTGGTGGTGATAATTTTAGTCTAA
- the nusB gene encoding transcription antitermination factor NusB, whose product MNRKKSRELIMKLLFEMSINREDFKSVLADLEDNLEKKNESKETDGAEEVYSENVDKLKNVDMEYVKRVVKGIEENKDSLDKDIEKYLRNWTLNRLPKVDAAILRICTYEFLYEQDIPEKVSINEAIELAKKYSSEKSAPFINGVLGNMIKDKSISKQ is encoded by the coding sequence ATGAATAGAAAAAAATCCAGAGAGTTGATAATGAAATTATTATTTGAAATGAGTATAAATAGAGAAGATTTCAAGAGTGTTTTAGCAGACTTAGAAGATAATTTAGAAAAAAAAAATGAGAGCAAAGAAACTGATGGTGCCGAGGAAGTTTACAGTGAAAATGTTGATAAACTAAAAAATGTTGATATGGAATATGTAAAAAGGGTTGTAAAGGGAATAGAAGAGAATAAGGATAGTTTAGATAAGGACATTGAAAAATATCTTAGAAATTGGACGTTAAACAGACTGCCCAAAGTTGATGCTGCAATACTAAGAATTTGCACATATGAATTTTTATATGAACAGGATATTCCTGAAAAGGTATCTATAAATGAGGCTATAGAACTTGCTAAAAAGTATTCTTCCGAAAAGTCTGCACCATTTATAAATGGTGTGCTTGGAAATATGATAAAAGACAAAAGCATAAGTAAACAGTAA
- the spoIIIAC gene encoding stage III sporulation protein AC has product MMDISLIFKIAGVGMIVILINKVLEASGKGDYAVVTNLAGILIVLMMVINLVNKLFTTVRTMFQL; this is encoded by the coding sequence ATGATGGACATAAGCTTAATTTTTAAAATAGCAGGAGTGGGTATGATTGTCATACTCATAAACAAAGTTTTAGAAGCCAGTGGGAAAGGTGATTATGCAGTGGTGACCAATTTAGCAGGAATTTTAATTGTCCTCATGATGGTAATTAATTTAGTAAATAAATTATTTACCACAGTCAGAACTATGTTTCAACTTTAG
- the spoIIIAF gene encoding stage III sporulation protein AF: MIQSLKEWLINICTALFFITAIEMILPDNSMKKYCKFVLGLILITVFINPVVKIFNKDFDINRYTENAIESFEKGFNSKSQLNQFNDYKKKNMKDTIETFKMNLETKCEESLKEKYPDESYKVKIDANYDEQNNSVCIKNVNVQVKDGSVEKIKKVDINTKSASVSNLDSGDDDKNVKLKTYLSQELNVSKNIIHVNS, encoded by the coding sequence ATGATTCAATCTTTAAAGGAGTGGCTGATAAACATATGTACTGCACTATTTTTTATTACAGCTATAGAAATGATATTGCCGGATAATAGCATGAAGAAATATTGCAAATTTGTATTGGGACTTATTTTGATTACAGTATTCATTAATCCAGTAGTAAAAATATTCAATAAAGATTTTGATATAAATCGGTATACTGAAAATGCTATAGAGAGTTTTGAAAAGGGATTTAATAGTAAAAGTCAATTAAACCAATTTAATGATTACAAGAAAAAAAACATGAAAGATACTATTGAAACTTTTAAAATGAATCTTGAAACTAAGTGTGAAGAAAGTCTTAAAGAAAAATATCCAGATGAAAGTTATAAAGTAAAAATAGATGCAAATTATGATGAACAAAATAATAGTGTATGCATAAAAAATGTAAATGTTCAAGTTAAAGATGGAAGTGTGGAAAAAATAAAAAAGGTTGATATAAATACCAAAAGTGCTTCTGTCAGCAATTTGGATTCTGGAGATGACGATAAAAATGTAAAATTAAAAACTTATTTAAGCCAGGAATTAAATGTATCTAAAAACATTATACATGTAAATTCTTAG
- the spoIIIAG gene encoding stage III sporulation protein AG: protein MNLKKWLKELFNNKKVSNDKKNIFNLAVLFLLGVLIIVTISFFKNYNNESSVNTSKNLNDDSSKSNNQQSSAASKQSKTEDYEKSMQDNLKNTLEKMDGVGKVEVMINFESGEESVPAVNITDSTNNTEEKDTEGGTRNTTQKNNGSTVVVTNDGSKSQPLIVKTYNPKVSGVCVVAEGAENKITQLRISKAITDLFGISEDKVNVYPMKK, encoded by the coding sequence ATGAATTTAAAAAAGTGGTTAAAGGAGCTTTTTAATAATAAGAAGGTATCTAATGACAAAAAAAATATTTTTAATTTGGCTGTATTATTTTTGCTAGGAGTACTTATAATTGTTACAATAAGTTTTTTTAAAAACTACAATAATGAAAGCAGTGTAAATACTTCTAAAAATTTAAATGATGACAGTAGTAAGAGTAATAATCAGCAGAGTTCTGCAGCTTCCAAACAAAGTAAGACTGAGGATTATGAAAAGTCAATGCAGGATAATTTGAAAAATACTCTAGAAAAAATGGATGGGGTAGGCAAAGTGGAAGTAATGATAAACTTTGAAAGTGGGGAAGAGAGTGTACCGGCAGTGAACATAACTGATTCAACGAATAATACAGAAGAAAAGGATACTGAAGGTGGTACAAGAAACACTACCCAAAAGAACAATGGGAGTACGGTGGTTGTTACAAATGACGGCAGCAAATCACAACCGCTTATAGTTAAGACATATAATCCTAAAGTTTCAGGTGTGTGTGTTGTAGCTGAAGGAGCTGAAAACAAAATAACTCAACTCAGAATATCAAAAGCTATAACAGATTTGTTTGGCATATCGGAAGATAAGGTAAATGTATATCCTATGAAAAAGTAG
- a CDS encoding aminopeptidase P family protein — protein MFKKRIERLREAMDSQRLDAVLLVGDPNRNYLSGFTGDESFSLITLDKAFFITDSRFTEQAKQQVKDYEVLEYGKSGSFVKFLSDLIGKFKVHRLGFEENIVSYSQYELYHSNLDCELVPMNGIVEKIRIVKDMEEINSIKNAAKIADKAFEHMVKFIKPGMTEREVGLELEFYMKKLGAKDLSFPSIVASGERSSLPHGQATAKVIKKGEFLTLDFGCIYEEYCSDMTRTVVIGEPSQKMLEIYNIVLEAEELALKEYKPEMPASKLDAVARDYITSKGYGQYFGHSLGHGVGREIHEAPVIGYRNNSKLKSGMVVSDEPGIYIPDFGGVRIEDLVMVTANGGETLSKSPKNLICIN, from the coding sequence ATGTTTAAAAAAAGAATTGAAAGATTGAGAGAGGCCATGGACAGCCAACGGTTAGATGCTGTTTTGTTGGTTGGAGATCCTAATAGAAATTATTTAAGTGGATTTACAGGAGATGAAAGTTTTTCACTTATAACTTTAGATAAAGCATTTTTTATAACTGATTCAAGATTTACTGAACAGGCTAAACAGCAAGTTAAGGATTATGAAGTTTTAGAATATGGTAAAAGCGGTTCTTTTGTAAAATTTTTATCGGACTTGATAGGCAAATTTAAAGTACATAGGCTTGGATTTGAGGAAAATATAGTTTCTTACAGCCAGTATGAACTTTACCATAGTAATTTAGATTGTGAACTTGTACCAATGAATGGAATTGTGGAAAAAATAAGAATTGTGAAAGATATGGAAGAAATAAATTCAATAAAAAATGCTGCAAAGATTGCGGATAAAGCTTTCGAGCACATGGTGAAATTCATAAAACCTGGTATGACAGAGAGAGAAGTTGGTTTAGAACTGGAATTTTACATGAAAAAGTTAGGAGCTAAGGATTTATCTTTTCCATCTATAGTTGCGTCTGGAGAGAGATCAAGTCTACCACATGGTCAGGCTACAGCAAAAGTTATAAAAAAAGGAGAATTCTTAACTTTGGATTTTGGTTGCATTTATGAAGAATATTGTTCTGATATGACAAGAACAGTTGTAATAGGTGAACCATCACAGAAAATGCTAGAGATATACAATATAGTATTGGAAGCTGAAGAACTTGCTTTAAAGGAATATAAACCAGAAATGCCAGCATCAAAATTAGATGCAGTTGCTAGAGATTATATAACTAGTAAAGGATATGGTCAGTACTTTGGACATAGTTTGGGTCATGGAGTAGGAAGAGAAATTCATGAGGCTCCTGTAATTGGATATAGAAATAATTCTAAATTAAAATCAGGAATGGTAGTAAGTGATGAGCCAGGTATATACATACCTGATTTTGGTGGAGTAAGAATAGAGGATTTGGTAATGGTAACTGCAAATGGAGGAGAAACTTTATCCAAATCACCTAAGAATTTAATATGCATAAATTAA